Proteins found in one Actinokineospora alba genomic segment:
- a CDS encoding PTS mannitol transporter subunit IICB codes for MTTPALDDLKHVPGTGIRARVQRFGAQLAGMIMPNIAAFIAWGLITALFIPAGWLPNETLAKLVGPMITVLLPVLIGYTGGRLVHGQRGAVVGAVATIGVVVGTDVPMFLGAMLIGPLTAYLLKLVDDYLAGRTKAGFEMLVANFSAGILGGAMAVAGALGVGPVVQTLTKAAGSGVDALVSSNLLPLVSIIVEPAKVLFLNNALNHGVLAPLGVQQVTETGKSVLFMIETNPGPGLGILIAYLLFGPRLLRPSVPGAMVIHFLGGIHEIYFPYVLMKPRLILAAIAGGAAGVGTSLATGAGLVATPSPGSIFAYLAVTPKGGYFGVLAAIVVATGVSFVVAAALLGFGRSSAEQAADSPPETVPDAGPAHAIEGKGVTGIVVACDAGMGSSVMLAGQLTKRLKPYGVSVTHKSINEIPAGTELVLTHTDLAARARQVAPGAVVVEFTSFLGDPAFDRVEAAIREGGEIRG; via the coding sequence ATGACGACACCGGCATTAGACGACTTGAAACACGTGCCGGGCACCGGCATCAGAGCCCGGGTCCAGCGGTTCGGGGCCCAGCTCGCGGGCATGATCATGCCCAATATCGCCGCGTTCATCGCGTGGGGACTGATCACCGCGCTGTTCATCCCGGCAGGCTGGCTGCCCAACGAGACACTGGCCAAGCTCGTCGGGCCGATGATCACCGTGCTGCTGCCGGTGCTCATCGGCTACACCGGCGGCAGGCTGGTGCACGGACAGCGCGGTGCGGTGGTCGGTGCCGTCGCGACGATCGGCGTGGTGGTCGGCACCGACGTGCCCATGTTCCTCGGCGCGATGCTCATCGGGCCGCTGACGGCATACCTGCTCAAACTGGTCGACGACTATCTCGCGGGCCGCACCAAGGCCGGGTTCGAGATGCTGGTCGCGAACTTCAGCGCGGGCATCCTCGGCGGGGCGATGGCGGTCGCGGGCGCGCTCGGGGTCGGCCCGGTAGTCCAGACGCTGACGAAGGCCGCGGGCAGCGGGGTCGACGCGCTGGTGAGCAGCAACCTGCTGCCCCTGGTGTCGATCATTGTGGAACCGGCCAAGGTCCTGTTCCTCAACAACGCGCTCAACCACGGCGTGCTGGCCCCGCTCGGCGTGCAGCAGGTGACCGAGACCGGCAAGTCCGTGCTGTTCATGATCGAGACCAACCCTGGTCCCGGCCTCGGCATCCTCATCGCCTACCTGCTCTTCGGCCCGCGGCTGCTGCGCCCGTCGGTGCCCGGCGCGATGGTCATCCACTTCCTCGGGGGCATCCACGAGATCTACTTCCCGTACGTGCTCATGAAGCCGCGGCTCATCCTGGCCGCCATCGCGGGCGGCGCGGCCGGTGTCGGCACCTCGCTGGCCACCGGCGCGGGCCTGGTCGCCACCCCGTCGCCGGGCAGCATCTTCGCCTACCTCGCGGTGACGCCCAAGGGCGGCTACTTCGGTGTCCTCGCCGCGATCGTGGTCGCCACCGGAGTCTCCTTCGTCGTGGCAGCCGCGCTCCTCGGCTTCGGCCGATCGTCAGCCGAGCAGGCGGCGGACAGCCCACCCGAGACCGTGCCCGACGCCGGACCCGCCCACGCGATCGAGGGCAAGGGCGTGACCGGGATCGTCGTCGCGTGCGACGCGGGGATGGGCAGCAGCGTGATGCTGGCGGGCCAGCTGACCAAGCGGCTCAAGCCCTACGGCGTGAGCGTCACCCACAAGTCGATCAACGAGATCCCCGCGGGCACCGAGCTCGTGCTGACCCACACCGACCTCGCCGCGCGGGCACGGCAGGTCGCGCCTGGCGCGGTGGTCGTGGAGTTCACGTCCTTCCTCGGCGACCCGGCGTTCGACCGGGTCGAGGCCGCCATCCGCGAAGGCGGCGAGATCCGTGGCTGA
- a CDS encoding PTS sugar transporter subunit IIA, translating to MADVLARNGIRLGLTAADKWDAIAQSGALLDELGAVDPGYAQTMVDRERSVTTYIGEGVAIPHGTDAARALVRRTTLGVLQFPDGVDWNGNTVTICVAIAAKGDEHVAVLSALARILMEPDQAHTLRTSSTADDVYDLLHSIGKGIDE from the coding sequence GTGGCTGATGTCCTCGCGAGGAACGGCATACGGCTCGGCCTGACCGCGGCCGACAAGTGGGACGCCATCGCCCAGTCCGGTGCGCTGCTCGACGAGCTCGGCGCCGTCGACCCCGGCTACGCCCAGACCATGGTCGACCGCGAGCGCTCCGTCACCACCTATATCGGCGAAGGCGTCGCGATCCCGCACGGGACCGACGCCGCCCGGGCCCTGGTCCGGCGCACCACGCTCGGGGTTCTCCAGTTCCCGGACGGCGTCGACTGGAACGGCAACACGGTGACCATCTGCGTCGCCATCGCGGCCAAGGGAGACGAGCACGTCGCGGTGCTCTCCGCGCTCGCCCGAATCCTGATGGAACCGGACCAGGCCCACACCCTGCGCACCTCGTCCACCGCGGACGACGTGTACGACCTGTTGCACTCGATCGGAAAGGGTATCGACGAATGA
- a CDS encoding zinc-dependent dehydrogenase, with amino-acid sequence MRVARFYAPGDLRLQDVPEPTPTAAEVKIRVRNCSTCGTDVKIFNHGHQNLSPPRVIGHEIAGEVVEVGSEVEGWAAGDRVQVIAAVPCGICYECSRGRMTVCPDQTSVGYQYDGGFAEYLIVPEAVLRVDGLNRIPDGVSFAEASVAEPLACVINGQMLAGVGTGDVVVVVGAGPIGCLHVRLARARGARQVFLADLNRGRLDMSAAVVRPDAAICGSEVDIADEVLKLTDGRGADVVITAAASGAAQQDALQMTARGGRISFFGGLPKTAPTITLDSNLVHYRELAIVGANGSSPADNRDALDLIASGGVPVLDLITHRLPLSQVSEAIRIVAAGEGIKVTIEP; translated from the coding sequence ATGAGGGTCGCTCGCTTCTACGCACCGGGAGACCTGCGGCTGCAGGACGTGCCGGAGCCGACTCCCACGGCAGCCGAGGTCAAGATCCGGGTGCGCAACTGCTCCACGTGCGGGACCGACGTGAAGATCTTCAACCACGGCCACCAGAACCTCTCGCCGCCGCGGGTCATCGGCCACGAGATCGCCGGTGAGGTGGTCGAGGTCGGGTCCGAAGTGGAGGGATGGGCGGCAGGCGACCGCGTGCAGGTGATCGCCGCGGTGCCGTGCGGGATCTGCTACGAGTGCAGCCGCGGCCGGATGACGGTCTGCCCGGACCAGACGTCGGTCGGCTACCAGTACGACGGCGGGTTCGCCGAGTACCTCATCGTGCCGGAGGCGGTGCTGCGGGTCGACGGGCTCAACCGCATCCCGGACGGCGTGAGCTTCGCCGAGGCATCGGTGGCCGAGCCGCTGGCCTGCGTGATCAACGGGCAGATGCTCGCCGGGGTGGGCACGGGCGACGTCGTGGTGGTGGTCGGCGCCGGGCCGATCGGATGCCTGCACGTGCGGCTCGCGCGCGCCCGCGGCGCTCGGCAGGTGTTCCTCGCGGACCTGAACAGGGGCAGGCTCGACATGTCCGCCGCCGTCGTGCGGCCGGACGCGGCCATCTGCGGGTCCGAAGTGGACATCGCCGACGAGGTGCTGAAGCTGACCGACGGCCGCGGCGCGGACGTGGTGATCACCGCGGCCGCGTCCGGTGCCGCCCAGCAGGACGCGCTGCAGATGACCGCGCGGGGCGGTCGGATCAGCTTCTTCGGCGGCCTGCCCAAGACCGCGCCGACCATCACCCTGGACTCCAACCTGGTGCACTACCGCGAACTCGCCATCGTGGGAGCCAACGGCTCCAGCCCCGCCGACAACCGGGACGCGCTCGACCTCATCGCCTCCGGCGGCGTGCCCGTGCTCGACCTGATCACCCACCGGCTGCCGCTGTCGCAGGTGTCGGAGGCGATCAGGATCGTGGCGGCGGGGGAAGGGATCAAGGTCACCATCGAGCCGTGA
- a CDS encoding NUDIX hydrolase, whose translation MSANPRKTRLAAYVICVDDGKVLLSRWVSPKGPVWMLPGGGVDFGEHPMDGAIREVEEETGYIAEIDTLLGIDTIVRPDFHGVRVIYEGRVVGGELRFEVGGSSDMAAWFDLDEVADLVHAEMLDTALALLRTRPATGRLAS comes from the coding sequence ATGTCCGCGAACCCGCGCAAGACCCGGCTCGCCGCCTACGTGATCTGTGTCGACGACGGCAAGGTGCTGCTCTCGCGCTGGGTCAGCCCGAAAGGCCCGGTGTGGATGCTGCCCGGCGGCGGGGTCGACTTCGGCGAGCACCCGATGGACGGCGCGATCCGCGAGGTCGAAGAGGAAACCGGGTATATCGCCGAAATCGACACCCTGCTCGGCATCGACACGATCGTGCGACCGGACTTCCACGGCGTGCGCGTGATCTACGAGGGACGGGTCGTCGGCGGGGAACTGCGGTTCGAGGTCGGCGGCAGCTCGGACATGGCCGCCTGGTTCGACCTCGACGAGGTCGCCGACCTGGTCCACGCCGAGATGCTCGACACCGCACTGGCCCTGCTGCGCACCCGACCGGCGACGGGTCGACTGGCCAGTTGA
- a CDS encoding helix-turn-helix domain-containing protein, whose translation MTKHDTARDRAIGSLFAELRAAAEMSTSVAAEKAGFSNASLNRMENGIRPTSPESAAALLTVYAVPKLERKRILTLISSPLSPTWWSLLSAIRVTKQPILAAFEAQATWISHVNMVRIPGLLQTPSYIRTLVHAVGIGGEEAEHGIKARLERQAVLRKPRAPKYLAMLDESALRRIVGSAQVMAEQVQHLADLAELPHIDIRVAPFDLPRWEGSDSNYGLLQFSKAPTVLHFDTSVMIFTDDPGEVGKCHASLDKMLGEALSSAESVKFLRRVALEYRRR comes from the coding sequence ATGACCAAGCACGACACCGCCAGGGACCGCGCGATCGGCAGCCTGTTCGCCGAACTGCGCGCGGCAGCCGAAATGAGCACCTCGGTCGCGGCCGAGAAGGCGGGCTTCTCCAACGCCAGCCTGAATCGGATGGAGAACGGCATCCGCCCGACCAGCCCCGAATCCGCCGCCGCCCTCTTGACCGTCTACGCCGTCCCCAAACTTGAACGCAAACGCATCCTCACACTGATCAGCAGCCCACTGTCACCGACCTGGTGGAGCCTGCTCTCCGCCATCCGCGTGACCAAGCAGCCCATCCTGGCGGCGTTCGAAGCGCAGGCCACCTGGATCTCGCACGTCAACATGGTTCGAATACCCGGCTTGCTGCAAACCCCCAGCTACATCCGCACTTTGGTGCACGCCGTCGGAATCGGCGGCGAGGAAGCCGAGCATGGCATCAAGGCTCGGTTGGAGCGGCAGGCAGTTCTCCGGAAGCCACGAGCGCCCAAGTACCTCGCCATGCTGGACGAGTCCGCCCTTCGGCGGATCGTCGGAAGCGCCCAGGTGATGGCCGAACAGGTCCAGCACCTCGCCGACCTAGCAGAACTGCCACACATCGACATTCGTGTGGCCCCCTTCGATCTGCCCAGGTGGGAAGGTTCCGACAGCAACTACGGCCTCCTGCAATTCAGCAAGGCGCCGACAGTGCTGCACTTCGATACCTCGGTCATGATCTTCACTGATGACCCTGGTGAAGTCGGGAAGTGTCACGCAAGTCTGGATAAGATGCTCGGAGAAGCACTGAGTTCAGCCGAATCGGTGAAGTTCCTCCGCCGCGTGGCCCTCGAATACCGACGAAGGTGA
- a CDS encoding DUF397 domain-containing protein — MDLDHARWRKSSRSTGDTETECVEVAFVPGTVGVRDSKKPEAGALVVSERAWRSALVSFR; from the coding sequence ATGGATCTTGATCACGCACGGTGGCGCAAGTCCAGCCGCAGCACTGGCGACACGGAAACAGAGTGTGTCGAGGTCGCGTTCGTGCCGGGGACCGTGGGTGTGCGGGATTCCAAGAAGCCTGAGGCGGGCGCGCTGGTCGTCTCCGAGCGAGCCTGGCGATCGGCCCTAGTCAGCTTCCGCTGA
- a CDS encoding DNA alkylation repair protein, producing MEFIEAVRAGLAEVGDPARAPEMQRYMKSDMPFRGVPKPERTALVRTLFAEHVFTDRADWIAAVTELWRDATYREERYVALDLLAHKRYTPWNGLDLLPLYEEMIVTGAWWDFVDELAARRVGPLVLAHPDVLTPTMRAWATDPDRWKRRTSVLCQLKARDATDTDLLTDTIESTLDDPDFFLRKAIGWALREYAKTDPGWVRHFVETHPELSPLSRREALKHL from the coding sequence GTGGAGTTCATCGAGGCCGTGCGAGCCGGGTTGGCCGAGGTCGGCGACCCGGCGCGGGCACCCGAGATGCAGCGCTACATGAAGTCCGACATGCCCTTCCGCGGCGTCCCCAAGCCCGAGCGGACGGCACTGGTCCGCACCCTGTTCGCCGAGCACGTCTTCACCGACCGCGCCGACTGGATCGCCGCCGTCACCGAACTCTGGCGCGACGCCACGTACCGCGAGGAGCGCTACGTCGCCCTCGACCTGCTCGCCCACAAGCGTTACACCCCCTGGAACGGCCTCGACCTACTCCCCCTCTACGAGGAAATGATCGTCACCGGGGCCTGGTGGGACTTCGTCGACGAGCTCGCTGCCCGCCGAGTCGGCCCGCTGGTACTCGCCCACCCCGACGTCCTCACCCCCACCATGCGCGCCTGGGCCACCGACCCGGACCGCTGGAAGCGCCGCACCTCAGTCCTCTGCCAGCTCAAGGCCCGCGACGCCACCGACACCGACCTGCTGACCGACACCATCGAGTCCACACTGGACGACCCGGACTTCTTCCTGCGCAAGGCGATCGGGTGGGCGCTGCGCGAGTACGCGAAAACCGACCCGGGCTGGGTGCGCCACTTCGTCGAAACCCACCCCGAGCTGTCACCCCTGTCCCGCCGTGAGGCGCTCAAACACCTCTGA
- a CDS encoding MerR family transcriptional regulator: MRIGELADASGVSTRSLRYYEEHGLIRSERTPGGWRDFDSAMVERVVMIQHLFAAGLSSATINELLPCLEAPPEERTGVMERLLAQEVERLEAKRRDLDRELDTLRALRSETALSVK; encoded by the coding sequence ATGCGCATCGGTGAACTGGCGGACGCGAGCGGGGTCAGCACCCGGTCCCTGCGGTACTACGAGGAGCACGGGCTGATCCGCTCCGAGCGCACGCCGGGCGGGTGGCGCGACTTCGACAGCGCCATGGTCGAGCGGGTGGTCATGATCCAGCACCTGTTCGCGGCCGGCCTGTCCAGCGCCACCATCAACGAGTTGCTCCCGTGCCTGGAGGCCCCACCTGAGGAGCGCACCGGAGTCATGGAGCGGTTGCTCGCCCAGGAAGTCGAGCGCCTCGAAGCCAAGCGGCGCGACCTGGATCGTGAACTCGACACGCTGCGGGCGCTTCGCAGTGAAACGGCCTTGTCCGTGAAGTGA
- a CDS encoding DMT family transporter, which yields MTHLKDWTPAMHWLYLGIAVIFEITVAISAGKAHGFTRPAWTAATLVSGGIATYFLSLALLTFDVGVGYAIWTSVAGVGIVVLGALLLGERVGWRKLLGIAAVIVGVVGLQLSGAA from the coding sequence GTGACCCACCTCAAGGACTGGACACCCGCCATGCACTGGCTGTACCTCGGCATCGCCGTGATCTTCGAGATCACCGTCGCCATCTCCGCGGGCAAAGCCCACGGCTTCACCCGACCCGCCTGGACCGCCGCCACGCTGGTCAGCGGCGGTATCGCCACCTACTTCCTCAGCCTGGCGCTGCTCACCTTCGACGTCGGCGTCGGCTACGCGATCTGGACCTCCGTGGCAGGCGTCGGGATCGTCGTCCTCGGCGCGCTGCTGCTCGGCGAGCGGGTCGGCTGGCGCAAGCTCCTCGGCATCGCCGCCGTCATCGTCGGCGTCGTCGGCCTGCAGCTCAGCGGGGCGGCGTGA
- a CDS encoding DMT family transporter, whose protein sequence is MTRAWLALLLAGAFEIGYALSVGGSQGFTVLSWSLVAVVFFLLTLFALSLALRTIDVGIGYAVWAGIGAVGAALLGPLFFSETLTPVKAFWLAVIIAGVVWLKLSDRTAPD, encoded by the coding sequence ATGACCCGCGCCTGGCTCGCGCTCCTGCTCGCCGGAGCCTTCGAGATCGGCTACGCCCTGTCCGTCGGGGGCAGCCAGGGCTTCACCGTGCTGTCCTGGTCGCTCGTGGCGGTCGTGTTCTTCCTGCTGACCCTGTTCGCCCTCAGCCTCGCCCTGCGCACCATCGACGTGGGCATCGGCTACGCCGTCTGGGCAGGCATCGGCGCCGTCGGAGCCGCCCTGCTCGGCCCCCTCTTCTTCAGCGAAACCCTCACGCCGGTCAAGGCGTTCTGGCTCGCCGTGATCATCGCGGGCGTCGTCTGGCTCAAGCTTTCCGACCGGACGGCACCCGACTAG
- a CDS encoding alpha/beta hydrolase — MRKIVAAAAAVGVVAGTVLLTPTVGASQEPIVWGPCERPELVLRGAECGKLEVPLNHADPAGAKIKLAVSRIKATVPADQYQGVMLINPGGPGGAGLGLAVLGERVPNGAGKAYDWVGLDPRGVGASEPSLSCDSGYFTYNRPYYVPVSRDLEQTWLDRSKGYAKACEAAGGDLLGHLRTVDTVQDMDLLRAALGEEKLNFYGYSYGSYLGQVYSTLFPERVRRMVLDGVVDPRSVWYQLNLNQDVAFDRNIKIYFDWLAKHDDAYHLGTDGRAIEAGYYAELEKLRQTPAGGVIGPDELADVFLRAAYFVYGWTDLASAYSKYRGAGDIAGIKALWDGINSQKPGSDNSYAMYLGVQCTDAPWPTNWDRWRADNWRIYATAPFETWSNAWYNAPCVHWAGKPGKPIEVDGSKAPPVLLISETLDGATSFEGALEVRDRFPNSALIEGVGGTTHSSSLFGNLCVDNQVADYLATGELPRREPGRVSDSKCDPHPQPTPGVRAASDNAGDWTRTVFRPGHP; from the coding sequence GTGAGGAAGATCGTGGCCGCCGCCGCGGCTGTGGGTGTCGTGGCGGGAACCGTCCTTCTGACGCCGACTGTGGGCGCGTCCCAGGAGCCGATCGTCTGGGGTCCGTGCGAGCGTCCGGAGTTGGTGTTGCGTGGGGCGGAATGCGGGAAGCTCGAAGTCCCGCTGAACCACGCGGATCCGGCAGGCGCGAAGATCAAGCTCGCGGTGTCGCGGATCAAGGCGACGGTGCCCGCGGACCAGTACCAGGGCGTCATGCTGATCAACCCGGGCGGACCCGGCGGCGCCGGGCTCGGCTTGGCCGTGCTGGGCGAGCGGGTGCCGAACGGCGCGGGGAAGGCCTACGACTGGGTGGGTCTCGACCCGCGTGGGGTCGGGGCGAGTGAGCCCTCGCTGTCGTGCGACAGCGGGTATTTCACGTACAACCGGCCGTACTACGTGCCGGTGTCGCGTGACCTCGAACAGACGTGGCTCGACCGGTCCAAGGGGTATGCCAAGGCCTGCGAGGCCGCGGGCGGCGACCTGCTGGGGCACCTGCGCACGGTCGACACGGTCCAGGACATGGACCTCCTGCGTGCGGCGCTCGGCGAGGAGAAGCTCAACTTCTACGGGTACTCCTACGGCAGCTACCTCGGCCAGGTCTACTCGACGCTGTTCCCCGAGCGGGTGCGCCGGATGGTCCTCGACGGCGTGGTCGACCCGCGAAGCGTCTGGTACCAGCTCAATCTCAACCAGGACGTGGCGTTCGACCGGAACATCAAGATCTACTTCGACTGGCTCGCCAAGCACGATGATGCGTACCACCTGGGCACCGACGGGCGGGCGATCGAGGCCGGGTACTACGCCGAGTTGGAGAAGCTGCGGCAGACGCCCGCCGGTGGGGTGATCGGCCCGGACGAGTTGGCGGACGTGTTCCTGCGGGCCGCGTATTTCGTGTACGGCTGGACGGATCTGGCGTCCGCGTACTCGAAGTACCGTGGTGCGGGCGACATCGCCGGGATCAAGGCGCTCTGGGATGGGATCAACAGTCAGAAACCGGGGTCGGACAACAGTTACGCGATGTACCTGGGCGTCCAGTGCACGGACGCGCCGTGGCCGACGAACTGGGACCGCTGGCGGGCCGACAACTGGCGGATCTACGCGACCGCGCCGTTCGAGACGTGGAGCAACGCCTGGTACAACGCGCCTTGCGTGCATTGGGCGGGAAAGCCGGGCAAGCCCATCGAGGTCGACGGCTCGAAGGCGCCGCCGGTGCTGCTGATCAGCGAGACCCTGGACGGCGCCACGTCGTTCGAGGGCGCGCTTGAGGTCCGCGACCGCTTCCCGAACTCGGCCCTGATCGAGGGCGTCGGCGGCACCACCCACTCGTCGAGCCTGTTCGGCAACCTCTGCGTCGACAACCAGGTGGCCGACTACCTGGCCACCGGCGAACTCCCGCGACGCGAGCCGGGCCGGGTGTCCGACAGCAAGTGCGACCCGCACCCGCAGCCCACACCGGGCGTGCGGGCAGCGTCGGACAACGCGGGCGACTGGACGCGGACGGTGTTCCGGCCCGGACACCCCTAG
- the pheT gene encoding phenylalanine--tRNA ligase subunit beta, whose product MRIPVSWLIQQLELTEEHRDLTAEQIADAFVRVGMEVEEISTLGPVTGPLVVGRVAEIEELTEFKKPIRFVTVELGDPEDVDSDDPDALPASTQVICGATNFVEGDLVVVALPGAVLPGDFKITARETYGRVSKGMICSARELNLGDDHAGIMVLPTGETAPGDDAIDLLGLTDKVIELALTPDRGYCFSVRGLARELACAFDLRMIDPAAIEVPEADSESVPVTIEDSDGCARFVVRRVTGVDPTAPTPWWIHRRLMLAGIRSISLAVDITNYVMLEMGQPMHAFDTTKLKGGLSIRRAKAGEKLVTLDDVTRTLDPDDIVVCDQTGPISLAGVMGGASTEVSAESTDILLEAAIWDPASIARAVRRHKLPSEASKRFERVVDPALPPAALERAARLLREHGEGSIQPGRTDVGNPTAPAALTMAMDLPDRVAGIRYDRGVTVSRLQQIGCLVDFGTGEDGKPSVTVHPPTWRADLTQPADLVEEVLRLQGYDTIPSVLPPAPAGQGLSPKQRRQRAVSRSLAEAGYVEVLPFPFVAKTVWDQLGLAEDDIRRRTLSVSNPLEADRAELASTLLPGMLDVLSRNVSRGAKDVAIFHIGQVVLPRTERVPMPEVGVEGRPSDEDLLQLNGTLPVQPAHVAVVLAGHRQRAGWWGKGEQASWADAVEAAKTVARAAGVELTVHKADLAPWHPGRCAQLRVGGFPVGHAGELHPKVTEAMGLPARTCAMEIDLDALPLTERRPVPRVSPYPPVLLDVALVVDDEVPAEELSDALRAGGGELLEDLSLFDVYTGEQVGEGKRSLAYSLRFRAADRTLKVDEATAARDAAVATAAERFGAALRA is encoded by the coding sequence TTGAGGATCCCCGTCAGCTGGCTCATCCAGCAGCTTGAGCTCACCGAGGAACACCGGGACCTCACCGCCGAGCAGATCGCGGACGCGTTCGTCCGGGTCGGCATGGAGGTGGAGGAGATCAGCACGCTCGGGCCGGTCACCGGTCCGCTCGTGGTCGGCCGGGTGGCCGAGATCGAGGAGCTCACCGAGTTCAAGAAGCCCATCCGCTTCGTCACCGTCGAGCTTGGCGACCCCGAAGACGTCGACTCCGACGACCCGGACGCGCTTCCGGCGTCCACGCAGGTCATCTGCGGTGCGACCAACTTCGTCGAGGGCGACTTGGTCGTCGTCGCGCTGCCCGGCGCCGTCCTGCCCGGCGACTTCAAGATCACCGCGCGCGAGACCTACGGCCGCGTCAGCAAGGGCATGATCTGCTCCGCGCGGGAGCTGAACCTGGGCGACGACCACGCCGGGATCATGGTCCTGCCCACCGGCGAGACCGCCCCCGGCGACGACGCGATCGACCTGCTCGGCCTGACCGACAAGGTCATCGAGCTGGCCCTGACCCCCGACCGCGGCTACTGCTTCTCGGTGCGCGGCCTGGCCCGTGAGCTGGCCTGCGCGTTCGACCTGCGGATGATCGACCCGGCCGCCATCGAGGTGCCCGAGGCCGACTCCGAGTCCGTGCCGGTCACCATCGAGGACTCCGACGGCTGCGCCCGGTTCGTGGTCCGCCGCGTCACCGGTGTCGACCCGACCGCGCCGACGCCGTGGTGGATCCACCGCAGGCTGATGCTCGCGGGCATCCGCTCGATCTCGCTGGCCGTCGACATCACCAACTACGTGATGCTCGAGATGGGCCAGCCGATGCACGCCTTCGACACCACCAAGCTCAAGGGCGGTCTCTCGATCCGCCGGGCGAAGGCGGGGGAGAAGCTGGTCACCCTCGACGACGTGACCCGCACGCTCGACCCCGACGACATCGTCGTGTGCGACCAGACCGGCCCGATTTCGCTCGCCGGTGTCATGGGCGGCGCGAGCACCGAGGTCAGCGCCGAGTCCACCGACATCCTGCTCGAAGCGGCCATCTGGGACCCGGCTTCCATCGCCCGCGCGGTACGCAGGCACAAGCTGCCGAGTGAGGCGTCCAAGCGCTTCGAGCGCGTGGTCGACCCGGCGCTGCCGCCCGCCGCGCTGGAGCGGGCAGCGCGCCTGCTCCGCGAGCACGGCGAAGGCAGCATCCAGCCCGGCCGCACCGACGTGGGCAACCCGACCGCGCCCGCGGCCCTCACCATGGCCATGGACCTGCCCGACCGCGTGGCGGGCATCCGCTACGACCGCGGCGTCACGGTCTCCCGACTGCAGCAGATCGGCTGCCTGGTCGACTTCGGCACCGGCGAGGACGGCAAGCCGAGCGTCACCGTGCACCCGCCGACGTGGCGCGCCGACCTCACCCAGCCCGCCGACCTGGTGGAGGAGGTGCTGCGCCTGCAGGGTTACGACACGATCCCGTCGGTGCTGCCGCCCGCGCCCGCCGGTCAGGGCCTGAGCCCGAAGCAGCGGCGTCAGCGCGCTGTCTCCCGTTCGCTCGCCGAGGCGGGCTACGTCGAGGTGCTGCCGTTCCCGTTCGTCGCCAAGACGGTCTGGGACCAGTTGGGTCTCGCGGAGGACGACATCCGCAGGCGCACCCTGTCGGTGAGCAACCCGCTGGAGGCCGACCGCGCCGAGCTGGCGTCAACGCTGCTGCCGGGGATGCTCGATGTGTTGTCGCGCAACGTCTCCCGTGGCGCGAAGGACGTCGCGATCTTCCACATCGGACAGGTCGTGCTGCCGCGCACCGAGCGGGTCCCGATGCCCGAGGTGGGCGTCGAGGGCAGGCCCAGTGACGAGGACCTCCTCCAGCTCAACGGCACCCTGCCGGTGCAGCCCGCGCACGTCGCCGTGGTCCTCGCGGGCCACCGGCAGCGCGCGGGCTGGTGGGGCAAGGGCGAGCAGGCGAGCTGGGCCGACGCGGTCGAGGCGGCCAAGACCGTCGCCCGGGCCGCCGGGGTCGAGCTGACCGTCCACAAGGCCGACCTGGCCCCGTGGCACCCGGGTCGGTGCGCGCAGCTGCGCGTCGGCGGGTTCCCCGTCGGGCACGCGGGTGAGCTGCACCCGAAGGTCACCGAGGCGATGGGTCTTCCCGCGCGCACCTGCGCGATGGAGATCGACTTGGACGCGCTGCCGCTGACCGAGCGCAGGCCCGTGCCGCGCGTCTCGCCGTACCCGCCGGTGCTGCTCGACGTGGCGCTGGTCGTCGACGACGAGGTGCCCGCCGAGGAGCTGTCCGACGCGTTGCGTGCGGGCGGCGGCGAGCTGCTCGAAGACCTGAGCCTGTTCGACGTGTACACCGGTGAGCAGGTCGGCGAGGGCAAGCGGTCGCTGGCGTACTCGCTGCGCTTCCGCGCGGCGGACCGCACGCTGAAAGTGGACGAGGCGACAGCGGCGCGGGATGCTGCGGTGGCTACGGCGGCCGAGCGTTTCGGCGCCGCGCTGCGCGCGTGA